In Nitrospirota bacterium, the genomic window ATAAAAGTCTCTCCGCTTATGTAGCGCTGGACTCGTTTAAGCCTTGCCCCTTTCATCGCCTGATCACCTGTGTCCACTAAAGTCACCTGCCAGCCGACCTCATCGTGGCACTTATGGACTTTAAGCGCATTTGGATGCCCCAGCGTTATAGTTACCGAGCTGCTCATAAGCTCATAGTTATAGAAGTAGTCTTTAATCATCTCCCCCTTATAGCCCAGAGGGAGCACAAAATCATTGAACCCGTAATGGGCATATATTTTCATAATATGCCAGAGAATCGGTCTGCGCCCGATAACCACCATAGGCTTAGGACGAAACTCCGTCTCCTCTTTGAGCCTCGTACCCAGCCCACCACATAAAATCACTACCTGCATACGATTAAGCAAAAATATCTTTGATATTGACCACAAGGCCTTCTATTATTTTAGATGTAACGACGCCTTCAAGTTCTGCAAAAGAGTGTTTTATGTACCTGTTGTTTTCTATTATAAAAATCTCCACTGTCATAAGCTCAGGAATTACAATCCAGTACTCCGGCACTTTGTATCGTTCATAGACAGCCTTCTTTATTTCGGTATCTTTTTCATACGTTCCGGGAGACACTATCTCACAGACCATATCAGGCACTCCTCTTACCCAGTCCTGAAAGATTGCCATGTTTTCGTTTCGTATAAATAATATATCGGGTTGAAGCCTGTTTTCACCCTCTTCAAATATAACGTCAAGTGGAGCAAGGTACACAGCTCCCAATTTTTTTTCTATAACGAATCTGTCTAATTGTCTAAAAATATTGCCTACAATGTGCTGATGTTTTCCAAACGGGCTGGGTCCCATGATTTCCTCCCCATTGATGATTTCCGTCAAATCCAGATCTCTTTCGATAGTTTGCATAACCGCCATGGGGTATTTTAACACAGGAAATTGTGGTTTGTCAGTTCCTTGTGTATAGGCACCGGCAAACTGCTCTCAATGTTTTAACTGTGTTTCAAAAGCCCTTTTACTTTAGAGACATACGGTTTGAGGTGTGTTTTTTCAAGAAACTGTGAAGCACTGTATCTCATATACTTTTTGATTCCCTTCAAGGCACTGAGGTAATTTTTATGCCTTAAATCAAAATCTATCTCTGAGTAATTATTGGCCTTTGTCAGCACAGAGAGAATCTCTTCAACACTTTTGAAAGATGTGAGATTTCTGTAGCCGTCGCCGTCATAAAGTTCCTCAAAGAAAGCCGCTTTGTCTTTGATAATGCCTTTTTCCACGCAGCCATTAAACAGCCTTGTGCCAGGGAGCGGAATAACCAGAGCAAACACCGTTTTGTATCCCAGCGCATTACCCTTTTTTATCGTGTTATAAAGTGTTTGCATGTTATCCGAGGGAAATCCGTAGAGACAACGGACATGCTCCTGCTCAATGCCGGCATCCATGATAAGCTTAAGTGTCTCAATAACTTTATCTGAGGCCACACCACGCGTCATCTCCTTAAGAGCATTATCATCAAGCGATTCAACCCCTATGGAGACGTCATAGAAGTTAGCGTTTTTCATTGCAGCAAGCATCTCAGGATCAAAATA contains:
- a CDS encoding Uma2 family endonuclease, with protein sequence MQTIERDLDLTEIINGEEIMGPSPFGKHQHIVGNIFRQLDRFVIEKKLGAVYLAPLDVIFEEGENRLQPDILFIRNENMAIFQDWVRGVPDMVCEIVSPGTYEKDTEIKKAVYERYKVPEYWIVIPELMTVEIFIIENNRYIKHSFAELEGVVTSKIIEGLVVNIKDIFA